A window of Citrus sinensis cultivar Valencia sweet orange chromosome 7, DVS_A1.0, whole genome shotgun sequence contains these coding sequences:
- the LOC102611809 gene encoding clavaminate synthase-like protein At3g21360, translated as MLLNTSQKLYKTARHQQETAASAPTLVSLITLKLRSTANKKTIGMADHFIEIKIPQQRNYNNINNSCPFPSVLSPNPATTATVSRLAEKVRTQKPFLDSLLLKAGSVLFRGFDDVKTAKEFNDVVEAFGYEELPYVGGAAPRTNIVGRVFTANESPPDQKIPFHHEMAQVPEFPSKLFFFCEVEPGSGGETPIVLSHIVYERMKHKYPDFVEQLEQHGLIYTRVLGEKDDPSSPIGRGWKSTFLTEDKSIAEERAARLGMKLEWMEDGGVKTIMGPIPAIKYDESRQRKIWFNSMVAAYTGWKDDRNDPVKAVTFGNGKPLPADIVHDCLNILEEESVAIPWQKGDVLLIDNWAVLHARRSFNPPRRILASLCK; from the exons aTGTTACTAAATACGTCACAAAAACTCTACAAAACAGCACGACATCAACAAGAAACGGCAGCGTCAGCACCAACTCTTGTCTCTTTGATCACCTTGAAACTCCGCAGCACTGCAAACAAAAAAACCATCGGCATGGCAGATCATTTCATAGAAATCAAAATCCCACAACAAAGAAACTACaacaacatcaacaattcctGTCCTTTCCCTTCAGTTCTCTCTCCAAACCCAGCAACAACGGCAACAGTTTCTCGTTTGGCTGAAAAAGTCAGAACCCAGAAGCCGTTTCTCGACTCTTTGTTGCTGAAAGCAGGATCAGTTCTTTTCAGGGGATTTGATGATGTGAAGACAGCCAAAGAATTCAACGACGTCGTTGAGGCTTTTGGTTACGAGGAGCTGCCTTATGTGGGCGGTGCGGCTCCCAGAACCAACATTGTTGGTAGGGTTTTTACGGCCAATGAGTCCCCGCCTGATCAGAAGATTCCTTTTCACCATGAAATGGCTCAG GTTCCTGAGTTCCCATCaaaattattcttcttttgtgAAGTGGAGCCAGGAAGTGGGGGAGAAACTCCAATTGTCCTAAGTCACATTGTCTATGAGAGAATGAAGCATAAATACCCTGACTTCGTTGAACAATTAGAACAGCATGGGTTGATTTATACACGTGTGTTAGGAGAAAAGGATGATCCTTCATCTCCAATTGGCCGTGGCTGGAAATCCACTTTCTTGACTGAAGACAAGAGTATTGCTGAAGAAAG GGCAGCTAGGCTGGGAATGAAGTTGGAATGGATGGAGGATGGTGGAGTGAAGACGATAATGGGGCCAATTCCAGCTATAAAGTATGACGAATCTAGGCAACGAAAAATTTGGTTCAACAGCATGGTAGCTGCTTATACAGGATGGAAAGATGATCGAAATGATCCTGTCAAGGCAGTCACTTTTGGGAATGGTAAGCCGTTGCCAGCTGATATTGTGCATGACTGTCTGAATATTCTTGAAGAGGAAAGTGTTGCGATCCCTTGGCAGAAAGGTGATGTTTTGCTGATAGATAACTGGGCCGTGCTACATGCCCGAAGATCGTTTAATCCTCCTCGCCGTATATTAGCTTCACTTTGCAAGTAA
- the LOC102611238 gene encoding uncharacterized protein LOC102611238 isoform X1, with product MPPRTEVKPKSVRKPLRDLPNNNNGGGRLSKSANLKKKSRSDRQIEDEALDDDSTLDRLLLVQSDLSSLLQQIDELVVQALKVKTMSKQGRKEVEAFTSVLSEMLSTLKPWVPRFQKVLCSPIESEKQLGESLISKTVSTTIDENVCEFGSPEEVNNEDTLISPSPLVSWRANCTIERGRQLFLLTPLPMSKTLSSKCQDPSKSRFERITSKSTVEIPPPLTIPGDANDDLLEGVEIKPTPSKPADSTVAMRGNVIESSFDSLSMFSKRDQSMFVMTPCLKMSPPKSCVMLEPISESCCKPNARDRRCTPFPVGLQKGSQSSDSSSSEDSDGLAFKYPELLGIRQACKSGIVWKDLEASPLWKFSPPKSCVLLEPTDEISTEKAAADDTLPVDSGAKLQLNPSPSKETENDVQSGCHQTNKSHLPEPFGGNSALIESTPLWKEPESTFRTGKRPGENTLKKELWTRFEAASTFGVHYNASAVERTTRKGFLDMLEEASCDEENSVLDGLR from the exons ATGCCGCCGAGAACTGAAGTGAAACCAAAATCAGTAAGGAAACCGCTTCGGGATCTCCCGAACAACAATAATGGAGGGGGAAGGCTTTCGAAATCGGcgaatttgaagaagaaatcgCGCAGCGATAGACAAATCGAAGACGAGGCACTGGATGATGACAGTACCCTAGACCGGCTCTTGCTCGTTCAGTCCGATCTGTCGTCCCTTCTTCAACAg ATTGATGAGCTTGTTGTGCAAGCGCTTAAAGTGAAAACAATGAGCAAGCAGGGGAGAAAAGAAGTTGAAGCTTTCACAAGTGTCTTATCAGAAATGCTTTCTACTTTGAag CCATGGGTCCCCAGATTTCAGAAGGTGCTCTGCAGTCCTATTGAGTCTGAGAAGCAGTTGGGAGAGTCTTTGATCAGTAAAACTGTTTCTACAACTATTGACGAGAATGTTTGTGAATTTGGGAGTCCAGAAGAAGTAAACAATGAGGACACATTAATCTCTCCTTCTCCCCTTGTGTCCTGGCGTGCCAATTGCACTATTGAGAGAGGTAGACAACTGTTTTTGCTCACACCTCTTCCTATGTCAAAAACACTGTCATCTAAATGCCAGGACCCATCGAAATCACGCTTTGAAAGGATAACTTCCAAAAGTACTGTTGAGATACCTCCTCCGTTAACTATTCCTGGAGATGCAAATGATGATTTGCTTGAAGGTGTGGAGATAAAGCCAACTCCAAGCAAACCTGCTGATTCTACAGTTGCTATGAGGGGAAACGTAATAGAATCTAGTTTTGATTCTTTATCAATGTTTTCAAAAAGAGACCAGTCGATGTTTGTTATGACTCCATGTTTAAAAATGTCCCCTCCTAAATCTTGTGTAATGCTTGAGCCCATTTCTGAGTCCTGTTGTAAACCCAATGCCAGAGACCGTAGGTGCACCCCCTTTCCTGTTGGACTTCAAAAAGGTTCACAATCTTCTGACTCCTCCAGTAGTGAGGATTCTGATGGTCTGGCTTTTAAGTATCCAGAGCTTTTAGGGATACGACAAGCTTGTAAATCTGGAATTGTTTGGAAAGACTTGGAAGCATCCCCACTTTGGAAATTCTCACCTCCAAAAAGTTGTGTTTTGTTGGAGCCAACTGATGAGATATCAACTGAAAAAGCTGCTGCTGATGATACCTTGCCAGTTGATTCTGGAGCAAAATTGCAACTGAACCCATCACCATCAAAAGAAACTGAAAATGATGTTCAAAGTGGCTGTCACCAGACAAATAAATCTCACCTCCCAG AACCTTTTGGAGGCAATTCAGCACTTATAGAAAGTACTCCGCTGTGGAAGGAACCCGAGAGCACATTCAGGACGGGCAAACGTCCTGGTGAGAACACTCTAAAGAAGGAATTGTGGACAAGGTTTGAGGCAGCATCTACTTTTGGGGTTCATTATAATGCCTCTGCAGTTGAAAGGACCACTCGTAAAGGATTTCTCGACATGCTAGAAGAGGCTTCTTGTGATGAAGAAAATTCGGTGCTTGATGGTTTGAGATGA
- the LOC102611238 gene encoding uncharacterized protein LOC102611238 isoform X2 produces MSKQGRKEVEAFTSVLSEMLSTLKPWVPRFQKVLCSPIESEKQLGESLISKTVSTTIDENVCEFGSPEEVNNEDTLISPSPLVSWRANCTIERGRQLFLLTPLPMSKTLSSKCQDPSKSRFERITSKSTVEIPPPLTIPGDANDDLLEGVEIKPTPSKPADSTVAMRGNVIESSFDSLSMFSKRDQSMFVMTPCLKMSPPKSCVMLEPISESCCKPNARDRRCTPFPVGLQKGSQSSDSSSSEDSDGLAFKYPELLGIRQACKSGIVWKDLEASPLWKFSPPKSCVLLEPTDEISTEKAAADDTLPVDSGAKLQLNPSPSKETENDVQSGCHQTNKSHLPEPFGGNSALIESTPLWKEPESTFRTGKRPGENTLKKELWTRFEAASTFGVHYNASAVERTTRKGFLDMLEEASCDEENSVLDGLR; encoded by the exons ATGAGCAAGCAGGGGAGAAAAGAAGTTGAAGCTTTCACAAGTGTCTTATCAGAAATGCTTTCTACTTTGAag CCATGGGTCCCCAGATTTCAGAAGGTGCTCTGCAGTCCTATTGAGTCTGAGAAGCAGTTGGGAGAGTCTTTGATCAGTAAAACTGTTTCTACAACTATTGACGAGAATGTTTGTGAATTTGGGAGTCCAGAAGAAGTAAACAATGAGGACACATTAATCTCTCCTTCTCCCCTTGTGTCCTGGCGTGCCAATTGCACTATTGAGAGAGGTAGACAACTGTTTTTGCTCACACCTCTTCCTATGTCAAAAACACTGTCATCTAAATGCCAGGACCCATCGAAATCACGCTTTGAAAGGATAACTTCCAAAAGTACTGTTGAGATACCTCCTCCGTTAACTATTCCTGGAGATGCAAATGATGATTTGCTTGAAGGTGTGGAGATAAAGCCAACTCCAAGCAAACCTGCTGATTCTACAGTTGCTATGAGGGGAAACGTAATAGAATCTAGTTTTGATTCTTTATCAATGTTTTCAAAAAGAGACCAGTCGATGTTTGTTATGACTCCATGTTTAAAAATGTCCCCTCCTAAATCTTGTGTAATGCTTGAGCCCATTTCTGAGTCCTGTTGTAAACCCAATGCCAGAGACCGTAGGTGCACCCCCTTTCCTGTTGGACTTCAAAAAGGTTCACAATCTTCTGACTCCTCCAGTAGTGAGGATTCTGATGGTCTGGCTTTTAAGTATCCAGAGCTTTTAGGGATACGACAAGCTTGTAAATCTGGAATTGTTTGGAAAGACTTGGAAGCATCCCCACTTTGGAAATTCTCACCTCCAAAAAGTTGTGTTTTGTTGGAGCCAACTGATGAGATATCAACTGAAAAAGCTGCTGCTGATGATACCTTGCCAGTTGATTCTGGAGCAAAATTGCAACTGAACCCATCACCATCAAAAGAAACTGAAAATGATGTTCAAAGTGGCTGTCACCAGACAAATAAATCTCACCTCCCAG AACCTTTTGGAGGCAATTCAGCACTTATAGAAAGTACTCCGCTGTGGAAGGAACCCGAGAGCACATTCAGGACGGGCAAACGTCCTGGTGAGAACACTCTAAAGAAGGAATTGTGGACAAGGTTTGAGGCAGCATCTACTTTTGGGGTTCATTATAATGCCTCTGCAGTTGAAAGGACCACTCGTAAAGGATTTCTCGACATGCTAGAAGAGGCTTCTTGTGATGAAGAAAATTCGGTGCTTGATGGTTTGAGATGA
- the LOC102611518 gene encoding clavaminate synthase-like protein At3g21360, with protein MADHFAEIKLAEQKSYNSIPFPWVLTPNSTTNLSFLTETIRTQKPFLESLLLKAGAVLLRGFDVKTANDFNDVVEAFGYEELPYVGGAAPRSHVVGRVFTANESSLDRNIPFHQEMALLPQFPSKLFFFCEVEPVSGGDTPLVLSHIVYERMKESYPEFVQQLEQDGLIYTRIYQEKDDLSSPTGRGWKSIFLTEDKSLAEERAANLGLKLEWMEDGGVKTVLGPIPAVTYDKIRQRKIWFNSIVMAYTCWKDTQNDPVKAVTFGNGSPYPEDIVYNLMKILEEECVAIPWQNGDVLLIDNLAVLHARRSSSRPRHILASLCK; from the exons ATGGCCGATCATTTCGCTGAAATAAAACTTGCAGAACAAAAAAGCTACAACTCCATTCCCTTCCCTTGGGTTCTGACACCAAACTCTACAACAAATCTGTCTTTTCTGACGGAAACAATCAGAACCCAGAAGCCATTTCTCGAATCTTTATTGCTCAAAGCAGGGGCCGTGCTTCTCAGAGGGTTCGATGTCAAGACAGCCAATGACTTCAACGACGTCGTTGAGGCTTTTGGCTACGAGGAGTTGCCCTACGTCGGCGGTGCTGCTCCCAGAAGCCACGTTGTTGGTCGAGTTTTTACTGCCAATGAATCTTCACTTGATCGTAACATTCCTTTTCACCAGGAAATGGCTTTG CTTCCTCAGTTCCCGTCAAAGTTGTTCTTCTTCTGTGAAGTAGAGCCAGTAAGTGGAGGAGACACTCCTCTAGTCCTTAGCCACATTGTCTACGAGAGGATGAAAGAGAGTTACCCTGAATTTGTTCAACAACTAGAGCAGGATGGATTGATTTATACCAGAATATATCAAGAAAAGGATGATCTTTCATCTCCGACCGGCCGCGGCTGGAAATCCATTTTCTTGACTGAAGACAAGAGCCTCGCCGAGGAAAG GGCTGCTAATTTGGGCTTGAAATTGGAGTGGATGGAAGACGGTGGAGTGAAGACAGTGTTGGGTCCAATCCCAGCTGTTACGTATGATAAAATCAGGCAACGGAAGATTTGGTTCAATAGCATAGTAATGGCTTATACATGCTGGAAAGACACACAAAATGATCCTGTTAAGGCAGTCACTTTTGGGAATGGTAGTCCATATCCAGAGGATATCGTCTACAACTTAATGAAAATCCTTGAAGAGGAATGTGTTGCCATCCCTTGGCAGAATGGCGACGTTCTGCTGATAGATAACTTGGCTGTGCTTCATGCCCGTAGATCATCCAGTCGTCCTCGCCATATATTGGCTTCTCTTTGCAAGTAG
- the LOC102612098 gene encoding lysM domain receptor-like kinase 3 codes for MDFGRLHLLIWLCVLVFVSRIESLNSYRQPMNCTDTTRLCTTFLAYEMQPNQTLSVIQSMFDVLPKDVTVEGNEKNYIFIKKNCSCLSTTRNYVSNTTFTVKSSGGYVYDVVVNAYDGLAILDNSTRMARAGAVVSLGLFCGCSSGLWNYLMSYVMKDGDTVQSLASRFGVSMDSIEQVNGIVNPNNVTAGDLFYIPLNSVPGEPYPVENDTLPPPAPAPSVEDFAGNQVDRKARMSYGWIIGGLVVGLGLIILSIAVCIWLRSSSCFKEARGNSAKDPGGRSSHKFHILQKPSFCCGSGRHICCKSGDYIQTTGEVSNPPITIPKALGTDVFDMEKPVVFTYDEILFATEGFSDSSLLGHGTYGSVYYGNIRNQEVAIKRMTATKTKEFMAEMKILCKVHHSNLVELIGYAATEDELFLIYEYAQKGSLKSHLHDPQNRGQTSLSWIMRVQIALDAARGLEYIHEHTKTHYVHRDIKSSNILLDSAFRAKISDFGLAKLVGKTSDGEATATKVVGTFGYLAPEYLTDGLATAKSDVYAFGVVLFEIISGKEAIIRTEGMVSKNQERRSLASFMLAALRNSPDSMSMSSLKDYIDPNMMDLYPHDCLFKMAMLAKQCVDEDPILRPDMKQVVISLSQILLSSVEWEATLAGNSQVFSGLVQGR; via the exons ATGGATTTTGGAAGGTTACATTTGTTGATTTGGCTATGtgttcttgtttttgtttcaagaATTGAATCTTTAAATTCATACAGACAGCCCATGAACTGTACGGACACAACCAGGCTATGCACAACGTTTTTGGCTTATGAAATGCAACCAAACCAGACACTGTCGGTGATCCAAAGCATGTTTGATGTGTTACCAAAAGATGTGACTGTGGAAGGGAATGAGAAAAATTACATCTTTATTAAGAAAAACTGTTCTTGTCTGTCAACAACTAGGAATTATGTGAGTAACACCACATTTACAGTGAAATCTAGTGGTGGGTATGTGTATGATGTGGTTGTGAATGCTTATGATGGGCTTGCTATCTTGGATAATAGTACAAGAATGGCGAGAGCTGGGGCAGTTGTGTCATTGGGGCTGTTTTGTGGTTGTTCGAGTGGACTGTGGAATTACTTGATGAGTTATGTGATGAAAGACGGGGATACGGTGCAATCCTTGGCTAGCAGGTTTGGTGTTAGTATGGATAGTATTGAGCAAGTGAATGGAATTGTGAATCCTAATAATGTCACTGCCGGTGATCTGTTCTACATTCCACTGAATTCAG TTCCTGGTGAGCCTTATCCTGTGGAGAATGACACTCTTCCTCCTCCTGCTCCTGCGCCTTCTGTTGAGGATTTTGCAG gaaATCAAGTGGATCGCAAGGCTCGAATGTCATATGGATGGATCATAGGAGGTTTAGTGGTTGGGCTTGGTCTTATAATATTGAGCATAGCTGTTTGTATTTGGTTGAGGTCATCAAGCTGCTTTAAAGAGGCCCGAGGAAACAGTGCTAAGGATCCTGGTGGCAGGAGTTCTCATAAGTTTCATATCCTTCAGAAGCCAAGTTTTTGTTGTGGTTCTGGTAGGCACATTTGCTGCAAGTCTGGTGATTATATACAGACCACTGGTGAAGTTAGCAACCCTCCCATCACCATTCCCAAGG CTCTTGGGACTGATGTATTTGACATGGAGAAGCCAGTAGTTTTCACATATgatgaaattctttttgcaACTGAAGGATTCTCTGATTCAAGTCTTCTTGGCCATGGAACATATGGTTCTGTGTATTATGGCAACATTCGAAACCAG GAAGTTGCTATCAAAAGGATGACTGCTACAAAAACTAAAGAATTCATGGCAGAGATGAAAATCCTGTGCAAAGTTCATCATTCTAACCTG GTAGAATTGATTGGCTATGCTGCTACAGAGGATGAGCTCTTCCTTATATATGAATATGCCCAAAAGGGTTCGCTTAAAAGCCATTTACATGATCCTCAGAACAGGG GTCAAACCTCATTATCTTGGATCATGAGGGTGCAGATTGCACTTGATGCTGCCAGAGGTCTGGAATATATCCATGAACATACTAAAACTCACTATGTCCATCGTGATATCAAGTCAAGCAACATTTTACTTGACAGTGCTTTTCGAGCAAAg ATTTCAGATTTTGGGTTGGCAAAACTTGTTGGAAAAACAAGTGATGGAGAAGCTACAGCAACCAAAGTTGTTGGTACCTTTGGTTATTTGGCACCAGA ATACTTGACTGATGGCCTGGCTACTGCCAAAAGTGATGTGTATGCATTTGGTGTTGTTCTTTTTGAGATCATATCAGGGAAGGAGGCTATCATAAGAACTGAAGGGATGGTGtcaaaaaatcaagaaagacGTTCACTGGCATCTTTT ATGTTGGCAGCGCTTAGGAACTCACCCGACTCAATGAGCATGTCAAGCTTGAAAGATTATATTGATCCTAATATGATGGATTTATATCCCCATGATTGCTTATTCAAG ATGGCCATGCTCGCAAAGCAATGTGTAGATGAGGATCCCATCCTGCGGCCCGACATGAAGCAAGTGGTTATTTCCCTGTCACAGATCCTTTTGTCATCTGTAGAGTGGGAGGCAACTCTTGCCGGGAATAGCCAAGTATTTAGTGGCCTTGTCCAAGGAAGATAA